A region of the Vibrio rumoiensis genome:
CCTTTTGACTCGGAGAGGTTAAGATTGAGGTGATTAAACCAGAAATCATGCCGAAAATACCCACGCCACAAACAATCATAGCGGTCGCTAAAACTTTCCCTGCTAAAGTCACTGGATAGTGGTCACCATAACCAACGGTTGATATCGTGACCAAACTCCACCATAGCGCATCACTTGCCGTGTGGATATTGCTGTTAATGGCGTCTCTTTCAAACATCAACATAAAGATCGAGCCGCTGCAGACTAATATGATCAGCAACGTGAAAATGGTCGCTAGCGTGGCTTCTTTACGGTTTTGTTTTACTTGGTTGATAAACGTCGTGCCATATTTGAATAAAGCCAGCATACGGTAAATATGCCAAATTCGAGAAAGGCGTAAAATTTCAATACCAGGAACACTCGCCACGATATCTAACCAATGCGATTGTAAATAACGTAATTTGTGCTGAGCGCGGCAGCAGTCAATGACGATCTGGAGTAAAAATAACAGACAAATAGCGGTGTCTATACCTAATAATGTATGACGAGATTCTTTATCTTGTGGGTAGAGCAGAAGGTACATCACAATGCCAACCGAGATAAACGAAAGCAATAATGACATTAAACTCATTGGTTTAAAGTCAGAGTCGTTATGCACCTTAGCCATGGTGTGTCCTTATTAATTGATTTCTAACGCAGAATAAAACAAAGTAGAGCATTCAATGATGTGCTGAGCACTTTATCATGCACGAGATAAACGACCAACAATCAACAGACCGAATGGAACAAGGAGTTTCTATGAGTTTGCCTGCTTCATTACAAGCCCATTCTCAATTAGCCATGAATGCTTTAGTTGAACGTTGCCCAGACAGCTTAGCTCAATGGTCGAATGAACATAAACAGCAGCTTGAGAGAGTATTGGGCTTAAGTGATTTTATTGCCGAGTCCTTGGCTTGTGATGCTCAATTGGTCGAACAATTACCCCAACTGCTTACGGTCCCAAAACGAGTAGACTCTTATCGGCACGAGTTACAACAACGTTTATCTCAATGCACCAATGAAGTGGATTTCCTGCATCAGCTGCGTTTGTTTCGTCGTCAAGAAATGGTGATCATTGCTTGGCGTGACTTTTTGCAATTATGGCCATTAGAAACCAGTTTACAGCATCTCTCTATGTTAGCTGAGGCGATGATTGTTGAAGCCTATCAATGGCAATATAAAGTGTGCTGTGAAGAATGGGGTACACCATGTAATGCAGAGGGAGAAGCCCAACCTATGCTGATAATCGGGATGGGGAAACTTGGTGGCGGTGAACTGAACTTTTCTTCCGATATTGATCTTATTTTTACCTATCCAGAAAATGGGGAAACTCAAGGTAAGCGTCGTAGCTTGGACAATGCTCAATTCTTTACTCGTTTAGGTCAGCGAGTCATTAAAGCGCTCGATCAAACCACGTTAGATGGCTTTTGCTATCGCGTCGATATGCGATTACGTCCGTTTGGGGAAAGTGGTCCTCTCGTTATGAGTTTTGCGGCATTAGAGGATTATTACCAAGAGCAAGGGCGTGATTGGGAACGTTATGCGATGGTTAAAGCTCGCGTAATGGGATGTGAAATGTATCCACAATACCAAGAGTTACGTCAGATGCTAAGGCCGTTTGTATTTCGCCGTTATATTGATTTTAGTGCGATTCAATCTCTGCGCCGAATGAAATCTATGATTAGTGCGGAAGTGCGTCGTCGAGGGTTGAGTAACAACATTAAGCTTGGAGCGGGCGGCATTCGTGAAATTGAGTTTATTGTACAGGTTTTCCAGCTGATCCGAGGAGGCAGAGAACCTAGCTTGCAAGGACGAGGATTACTTGAAACCTTAACCGCCATTGATGAGCTTGGGTTGCTTGAGTCGCAAGAGGTGAGAACTTTACGTGAGTCTTACTTGTTTTTACGTCGCTTAGAAAATCTATTGCAAGCGATTGGTGATAAGCAAACCCAAACCTTACCCGATGATGAACTTGACCAACAACGCTTAGCCTTTGCTATGTCAGTACCTGATTGGGAGAGTTTGATCCATAGCGCGTTTCAGCATATGAACAATGTACATCAAATCTTTATTGACCTCATTGGGGAAGAGGAGGAGTCCGATAATTTGATAGCGCCATATTTTGTTGAAATGTGGGATATGGCTACAGAAGTGGATGTACTAGAAACTATTTTACAGCAAGATGTCGGCTCGGAACATGCGGCTTCCTTAGCGGACGTCATTGTGCGTTTTAAACAAGATCTTGCGAAAAAAACGCTGGGTCCACGCGGGCGAGAAGTGTTAGTTCGCTTGATGCCAAAAGTCTTCGATGCTGTTTTTTCCCATAAAGATGCGCAATTTGGTTTAGCGAGAGTACTGCATTTACTCAATAATATTGTGACTCGTACCACCTACCTTGAATTACTTGAAGAGCATCCTGGCGCTCTGAAGCAGCTGGTGCGCTTATGTACCGCAAGCCCTATGATTTCAGAGAAACTTGGCCGTTATCCAATTTTGCTCGATGAACTGATCGACCCACAACAATTGTATAACCCGATTGAACTGCATCAGTATCGTTCGGAGTTACGAGATTTTCTTGCTCGAATTCCAGAAGACGATATGGAGCAGCAAATGGAGGCACTGCGTCAGTTTAAACAAATTTGTATTTTACGTATTGCCGCTGCCGATATCGCCGGTGTGCTTCCTGTCATGAAAGTGAGTGATCACTTAACTTACTTGGCTGAGGCGATCGTCGACGCGGTGGTTCAACAAGCTTGGTTACAGTTAACCGAAAAATATGGAGAGCCAAGTCATTTGGCGGATAGAGAAGGCCGAGGTTTTGCCGTTATTGGATATGGCAAAGTAGGGGGATGGGAACTCGGTTATAACTCGGATCTTGATGTGGTGTTTTTGCATGATTGCCCAACCAATGTTTATACCACCGGCAAAAAAGAAATTGATGGACGCCAATTTTATTTAAGATTAGCGCAACGAATCGTTCACATCTTCTCCGTTCGAACACCATCTGGCATTTTATATGATATCGATACTCGATTGAGACCATCCGGCATTTCAGGATTACTGGCTTGTGCGACCGAAACCTTTGAAGAATATCAATTGCAACAAGCATGGACTTGGGAGCATCAAGCATTAGTGCGGGCTCGTATGATCTATGGTGATGCGCAATTGGCGGAAAGCTTCAAGCTCATACGTAATAAAGTGTTAACTCAAGAGAGAGCGTCAGAAAAGCTAAAGCAAGACGTCACTGAAATGAGAGAGAAAATGCGCGAACATTTAAGCGCGAAGAAGCCAGGTCGCTTTATGCTCAAGCAAGATAAAGGTGGCATTACCGATGTCGAGTTTTTAGTTCAATATCTCGTGTTGCAATATAGTCATGCTCATCAAGCACTGACGGTATGGTCGGATAATGTTCGTATTCTTGAAAAATCGGCTGAGCAAGGATTAATGAGTGCACAAGAGTCATTACAGTTAATCGACGCTTATACTTGCTTACGTGACGAGACTCATCATAGAAACTTATTAAATTTAGATGCTGACGTCGATGACACTCGTTT
Encoded here:
- a CDS encoding ion transporter, with translation MAKVHNDSDFKPMSLMSLLLSFISVGIVMYLLLYPQDKESRHTLLGIDTAICLLFLLQIVIDCCRAQHKLRYLQSHWLDIVASVPGIEILRLSRIWHIYRMLALFKYGTTFINQVKQNRKEATLATIFTLLIILVCSGSIFMLMFERDAINSNIHTASDALWWSLVTISTVGYGDHYPVTLAGKVLATAMIVCGVGIFGMISGLITSILTSPSQKESQHTEILQQLLTQQQTMLDKINQLEQQLQPQKPHDKKVE
- the glnE gene encoding bifunctional [glutamate--ammonia ligase]-adenylyl-L-tyrosine phosphorylase/[glutamate--ammonia-ligase] adenylyltransferase, with product MSLPASLQAHSQLAMNALVERCPDSLAQWSNEHKQQLERVLGLSDFIAESLACDAQLVEQLPQLLTVPKRVDSYRHELQQRLSQCTNEVDFLHQLRLFRRQEMVIIAWRDFLQLWPLETSLQHLSMLAEAMIVEAYQWQYKVCCEEWGTPCNAEGEAQPMLIIGMGKLGGGELNFSSDIDLIFTYPENGETQGKRRSLDNAQFFTRLGQRVIKALDQTTLDGFCYRVDMRLRPFGESGPLVMSFAALEDYYQEQGRDWERYAMVKARVMGCEMYPQYQELRQMLRPFVFRRYIDFSAIQSLRRMKSMISAEVRRRGLSNNIKLGAGGIREIEFIVQVFQLIRGGREPSLQGRGLLETLTAIDELGLLESQEVRTLRESYLFLRRLENLLQAIGDKQTQTLPDDELDQQRLAFAMSVPDWESLIHSAFQHMNNVHQIFIDLIGEEEESDNLIAPYFVEMWDMATEVDVLETILQQDVGSEHAASLADVIVRFKQDLAKKTLGPRGREVLVRLMPKVFDAVFSHKDAQFGLARVLHLLNNIVTRTTYLELLEEHPGALKQLVRLCTASPMISEKLGRYPILLDELIDPQQLYNPIELHQYRSELRDFLARIPEDDMEQQMEALRQFKQICILRIAAADIAGVLPVMKVSDHLTYLAEAIVDAVVQQAWLQLTEKYGEPSHLADREGRGFAVIGYGKVGGWELGYNSDLDVVFLHDCPTNVYTTGKKEIDGRQFYLRLAQRIVHIFSVRTPSGILYDIDTRLRPSGISGLLACATETFEEYQLQQAWTWEHQALVRARMIYGDAQLAESFKLIRNKVLTQERASEKLKQDVTEMREKMREHLSAKKPGRFMLKQDKGGITDVEFLVQYLVLQYSHAHQALTVWSDNVRILEKSAEQGLMSAQESLQLIDAYTCLRDETHHRNLLNLDADVDDTRFIEQRECVVAQWQRWLG